The following coding sequences are from one bacterium window:
- a CDS encoding NHL repeat-containing protein, translating to MGLLCLAPAFFLWTGGGRSACALEIITARHLFDIQKNAVSPPLDQPSAVAVDPQNRIWVLDGVNGRLVGFSYSGKYLTQFGKKGSGRGEFKSPLGLMIDPQGRIYVADSKNHRIQVFDDGGNPLSEVFLSPDKYGSLADPTDIAWDEGRKQFVIVDNDNHRLLIYNQEFKLAGEVGGVGYENGKFRYPYTVCLDKSGNMYVTDVINTRVQVHSSKGEYIRSIGEWGIEKGQFFRPQSICMDRKGRVFVGENYVKIGLIQVFDQQGNFLGVIGDSSKNEIRFQVPADIFIDQQDRLYVVQMYTSTISVYSLDK from the coding sequence ATGGGACTGCTCTGCCTGGCTCCAGCTTTTTTTCTGTGGACAGGAGGCGGCAGGTCGGCATGTGCCCTGGAAATTATCACCGCCAGGCACCTGTTCGATATCCAGAAAAATGCTGTCTCTCCTCCTCTTGACCAGCCAAGTGCCGTAGCTGTTGATCCGCAAAACAGGATTTGGGTTCTGGACGGAGTCAATGGCCGTCTGGTGGGGTTCTCATATAGTGGAAAGTACCTGACCCAGTTTGGGAAAAAAGGAAGCGGGCGCGGGGAATTCAAATCCCCGCTGGGCCTGATGATCGATCCCCAGGGCCGCATCTATGTAGCTGATTCCAAAAATCACCGGATTCAGGTATTTGATGATGGCGGGAATCCGCTCTCGGAAGTTTTTCTTTCCCCCGATAAATACGGATCTTTGGCTGATCCTACCGATATTGCCTGGGATGAGGGAAGGAAGCAGTTTGTGATTGTCGACAACGATAATCACCGGCTTCTTATCTATAACCAGGAGTTTAAGCTGGCGGGTGAAGTCGGTGGGGTCGGCTATGAAAACGGGAAATTCCGCTACCCCTATACCGTGTGTCTGGATAAATCGGGAAATATGTATGTCACGGATGTCATTAACACCAGAGTACAGGTCCATTCTTCCAAGGGAGAATACATCCGCAGCATCGGTGAATGGGGTATTGAAAAGGGTCAGTTCTTCCGGCCCCAGTCGATTTGCATGGATCGGAAGGGAAGGGTCTTTGTCGGTGAAAACTATGTCAAGATCGGTTTGATTCAGGTTTTTGATCAGCAGGGGAATTTCCTTGGCGTAATCGGAGATTCCTCAAAGAATGAAATTCGTTTTCAGGTGCCAGCGGATATCTTTATTGATCAGCAGGACCGGTTGTATGTCGTTCAGATGTATACCAGTACGATCAGCGTTTATTCACTTGATAAATAA
- a CDS encoding cytochrome c3 family protein, with translation MFQYLSARARGSLLSSPGLIIIGFLLLQIGFAAKASGQMVPNSAKECAICHFRWMDQFYFEGRGTDLVEYQKERDAADEMMCYSCHNGILVDSRERFWARRGHRVNMVPSDRVSIPPEMPLDEKRQVVCGTCHTAHGVADELRYQQTIYLRFPNRNSEICIKCHIDKIGGPKEGNHPIDVNSLPIPARILENYGRAGVKKDAVICETCHTVHGSTDKNLLVIPSKADGEYNALLCESCHTNNPSMKGKGVGMGTHPVDITSQLKMPKKWSGGSPLITGGENQIICLTCHSPHKAAKETSILAKGAKSPICIECHKQENLVARTEHDLTLSAPAELSSESKAGMQTGICGSCHWPHNAQEFRLWSRPVSGLKGDPGSKMCASCHNEKACGQKKLVGTYSHPVMRDIAKVKGKADFPTYDEQGKPCAQGVQGKILCTTCHNPHQWDPRKKECGPGEMVEGGQETSFLRMANDNNSSFCLACHQTQKSVVETEHDLRITAKDEVNSLGQKCSESGPCSSCHAVHRAQGNKLWARLLPQAQDPVSAYCESCHREKLCAEKKLTGTYTHPVTVDIKLADDKTTLPLFDKTGYASAQGRLVSCATCHNVHQWNPAQSDKGPGKNLEGDGKDSFLRIANDSESTLCLDCHKKQQYVAKTDHDMRFMAAKEKNQAGDLPRKSGVCGACHLAHNGTSILMFAKAPDGQGDLANQLCITCHKEKGCGEKKIITAHTHPMNKGIQDADGQTMLPLYAPDGSRQPTGKVACASCHAVHQWSPSEQAVGTGENREGTAQNSFLRLPMLPEPALCADCHQKECRVANTDHDLRLVAEGEKNVHNQTVGESGICSACHLVHNAPLSNLWARELPLIAGSLTSQECVSCHSQGKVGEKKVIVDFSHPVDIRPADKEITTSLPLYTPAGAVEKSANGLLTCTSCHNPHLWAPEVVPGSERHSEPPAKAKTPGKAKAAQVKNQEGDIHTSFLRLDEQPKENLCTDCHKDKKYTCQSEHDLSLFARQETNIQGHTVAQSGVCSACHLVHNGPFKSLLWAKQLPPEKDFMLGTCLSCHDKGKCAAEKGVFIGLHPSSFVYTGKITQFRRMGETDYKTYFPLYDKQGKKSPVGFVTCTTCHTAHQWDPESREYPYSGKNIEGDPRNSFLRNSGSDFSICLDCHGFEAMLKYKNYHVPSEWHQKYWRPGQDVKPTDNTNTIERKPVP, from the coding sequence ATGTTCCAATACCTGTCAGCACGGGCTCGTGGATCGCTTCTATCATCCCCTGGCCTGATAATTATCGGTTTTCTCCTTCTCCAGATAGGTTTTGCCGCAAAAGCCTCTGGGCAGATGGTTCCCAACTCCGCCAAGGAGTGCGCTATCTGTCATTTTCGCTGGATGGACCAGTTTTATTTCGAAGGCCGAGGCACTGACCTGGTCGAGTATCAGAAGGAGCGGGATGCGGCCGATGAGATGATGTGCTATAGCTGCCATAACGGCATCCTGGTCGACTCGCGGGAGCGGTTCTGGGCCAGGAGAGGGCACCGGGTGAACATGGTGCCTTCGGACAGGGTTTCCATCCCGCCGGAGATGCCTCTTGATGAAAAAAGGCAGGTTGTCTGCGGCACCTGCCATACGGCTCATGGGGTAGCCGATGAGCTGCGGTATCAGCAAACGATCTATCTCCGGTTCCCAAACCGGAATTCCGAGATCTGCATCAAATGTCACATCGATAAAATCGGCGGACCGAAGGAAGGGAATCATCCGATCGATGTCAATTCATTGCCGATACCGGCCAGAATCCTGGAGAATTATGGACGGGCTGGGGTAAAAAAGGATGCGGTGATCTGTGAGACCTGTCATACCGTGCATGGAAGTACGGATAAAAACCTCCTGGTCATTCCCAGCAAAGCGGATGGCGAGTATAATGCTCTTTTGTGTGAGTCCTGCCATACCAACAACCCCAGTATGAAGGGGAAAGGGGTTGGGATGGGCACTCACCCGGTCGATATCACTTCTCAACTGAAGATGCCGAAAAAATGGAGCGGAGGATCACCCCTTATCACAGGAGGGGAAAATCAAATAATCTGCCTGACCTGTCATTCCCCCCATAAGGCAGCGAAGGAGACTTCGATTCTGGCCAAAGGTGCGAAATCGCCGATCTGCATCGAATGCCATAAGCAAGAAAACCTGGTGGCCAGGACCGAGCATGACCTTACCTTATCCGCTCCGGCAGAGCTGAGCTCGGAAAGCAAAGCAGGCATGCAGACAGGAATCTGCGGCTCCTGTCATTGGCCGCACAATGCCCAGGAGTTTCGCCTCTGGTCACGGCCCGTATCCGGCCTCAAAGGTGATCCCGGCTCGAAAATGTGCGCAAGCTGCCACAACGAGAAAGCCTGCGGCCAGAAGAAACTGGTTGGAACCTATAGCCATCCTGTCATGCGGGATATTGCCAAAGTGAAAGGAAAGGCCGATTTTCCCACCTATGACGAGCAGGGCAAGCCTTGTGCTCAGGGAGTGCAGGGCAAAATCCTGTGCACAACCTGCCACAATCCCCATCAGTGGGACCCCCGGAAGAAAGAGTGCGGTCCGGGAGAAATGGTCGAGGGCGGGCAGGAGACCAGCTTCCTTCGCATGGCGAATGATAATAATTCCTCTTTTTGTCTGGCCTGTCACCAGACCCAGAAATCGGTAGTCGAGACCGAGCATGACCTTCGCATTACCGCCAAAGATGAAGTGAACTCGCTGGGGCAAAAATGCTCGGAATCCGGGCCATGCAGCTCCTGCCATGCAGTGCACAGAGCTCAGGGTAATAAGCTCTGGGCCCGGCTGCTCCCCCAGGCCCAGGATCCGGTCAGCGCATATTGCGAAAGCTGCCACCGGGAGAAACTCTGTGCGGAGAAAAAACTGACCGGTACTTATACCCATCCGGTTACGGTCGATATCAAGCTGGCTGACGATAAAACCACTCTCCCCCTCTTTGACAAGACGGGCTATGCATCGGCTCAGGGCCGTCTTGTCTCCTGCGCCACCTGCCACAATGTTCATCAGTGGAATCCCGCACAAAGCGACAAAGGACCGGGGAAGAACCTCGAAGGAGATGGCAAGGACAGTTTTCTCCGGATTGCGAACGACAGTGAATCCACGCTCTGCCTGGACTGCCATAAGAAACAGCAATATGTGGCCAAAACCGATCACGATATGCGGTTTATGGCAGCCAAGGAAAAAAATCAGGCCGGAGATCTGCCCCGCAAATCCGGCGTCTGCGGTGCCTGCCACCTGGCCCACAATGGGACATCGATCCTGATGTTTGCCAAGGCACCCGATGGTCAGGGCGATCTTGCCAATCAACTGTGCATCACCTGCCATAAAGAGAAGGGGTGTGGAGAGAAGAAGATAATTACTGCTCATACTCACCCCATGAATAAAGGGATTCAGGATGCCGACGGCCAGACCATGCTTCCCCTGTATGCACCCGATGGTTCCAGGCAGCCGACGGGAAAGGTTGCCTGCGCCTCCTGCCATGCCGTTCACCAGTGGTCGCCGTCGGAACAGGCGGTTGGAACCGGGGAAAACAGGGAGGGCACAGCACAGAACAGCTTCCTTCGGCTGCCCATGCTGCCTGAGCCTGCCCTGTGCGCGGATTGCCACCAGAAAGAGTGCCGGGTAGCGAACACCGATCATGATCTTCGGCTGGTAGCCGAGGGAGAGAAGAATGTGCATAATCAGACAGTCGGTGAATCGGGAATCTGCTCGGCCTGTCACCTGGTTCATAATGCGCCCCTCAGCAATCTGTGGGCCAGGGAGCTTCCCCTTATAGCCGGCAGTCTGACCAGCCAGGAATGCGTCAGTTGCCACAGCCAGGGGAAAGTAGGCGAGAAAAAGGTGATCGTCGATTTCTCTCATCCCGTGGATATCCGTCCGGCAGACAAAGAGATCACCACCAGCCTGCCGCTCTATACTCCTGCCGGAGCGGTTGAAAAATCAGCCAATGGCCTTTTGACCTGCACAAGCTGCCATAATCCCCACCTCTGGGCACCTGAGGTGGTGCCAGGCTCCGAACGACACAGCGAGCCTCCTGCAAAAGCGAAAACACCCGGCAAGGCAAAGGCAGCCCAGGTGAAGAATCAGGAAGGGGATATCCATACCAGTTTTCTCAGGCTGGACGAACAGCCGAAAGAGAATCTGTGTACGGATTGCCATAAGGATAAAAAGTACACCTGCCAGAGTGAGCACGATCTGAGCCTCTTTGCCAGACAGGAAACCAATATCCAGGGCCATACCGTAGCCCAATCCGGCGTATGCTCCGCCTGTCACCTGGTGCATAACGGTCCATTCAAGTCCCTGCTCTGGGCAAAACAGTTGCCGCCGGAGAAGGATTTCATGCTGGGTACCTGCCTGTCCTGCCATGACAAGGGAAAATGTGCAGCGGAAAAAGGCGTTTTCATCGGCCTCCATCCCAGCTCTTTTGTCTATACCGGGAAGATAACCCAGTTCCGCCGGATGGGAGAGACGGATTATAAAACGTATTTTCCTCTCTACGATAAGCAGGGCAAGAAATCCCCGGTGGGTTTTGTAACCTGCACCACCTGCCATACCGCCCACCAGTGGGACCCTGAATCCAGGGAATATCCCTATTCGGGAAAGAACATCGAAGGGGACCCCCGGAACAGCTTCCTGCGCAACAGCGGTTCGGACTTTTCCATCTGCCTGGATTGCCACGGATTTGAAGCCATGCTCAAGTACAAGAACTATCATGTTCCTTCCGAGTGGCATCAAAAATACTGGCGACCGGGACAGGATGTGAAACCGACAGACAATACCAACACGATCGAGAGGAAACCTGTACCGTAA
- a CDS encoding TolC family protein, producing MKNPFPLAVVFMLIIFSGMSWAQAPASQVPISLSEAINRAVQAHPEISIAEKDRKKSLAALKKARSSRFPEVDFVVENRYTRTIEKFEPVKIHLTFENGIDQVFSPTKDVPEYQSEISVQARELLFTGGRITSQINAARAGIRTTEQEKITARRKVILATIRAYWELKRAQEIFLVDSEKVEHAEDILKSAESRYAQGAITGLEKEKAAVDFINHQGDLVQSQTARKIAEDSLWLEMGLLKVEKPGGSLYAQDEPSFYPVTYTHEELEQGIRTALSLRPEMQSITASIEAKEAEVGVARAGYYPQVDLFGRYSWIGYGREDAGEAFEDLARNYWMVGVNLTLNLFEGFATESRIEEGKAVLAGSLLEQEKMRQSIIHQVREAYNSLIGAGERVTIFQKNVALAGVNLDTAKKRFALGAATIHEVAEYNVSMAETRKKYINALMDYELARAELKWARGEALP from the coding sequence ATGAAGAATCCTTTTCCTTTAGCCGTGGTATTCATGCTCATCATATTCAGCGGCATGAGCTGGGCGCAGGCACCTGCTTCGCAGGTACCCATCTCCCTGTCTGAGGCGATCAATCGTGCAGTACAAGCACACCCGGAAATATCGATAGCCGAAAAAGACCGGAAAAAGTCCCTCGCTGCCCTTAAAAAGGCCCGGTCTTCACGGTTTCCGGAAGTGGATTTTGTCGTTGAGAATCGCTATACCAGGACTATCGAGAAATTCGAGCCGGTCAAGATACATCTGACTTTCGAGAACGGGATTGACCAGGTCTTTTCCCCCACCAAGGATGTTCCCGAATACCAGAGTGAAATATCGGTTCAGGCCAGGGAGCTGCTCTTTACCGGCGGGCGTATTACTTCTCAGATTAATGCGGCCAGGGCCGGGATCAGGACTACTGAACAGGAAAAAATCACTGCCCGGCGGAAGGTGATACTGGCAACTATCAGGGCCTATTGGGAATTGAAACGGGCACAGGAGATATTCCTCGTCGATTCCGAGAAAGTCGAACATGCGGAGGATATCCTGAAATCAGCCGAGAGCCGGTATGCACAAGGGGCCATCACAGGGCTTGAGAAAGAGAAAGCAGCGGTGGATTTCATCAATCATCAGGGTGATCTTGTGCAGTCTCAGACAGCGAGAAAAATTGCTGAAGATAGCCTATGGCTGGAGATGGGCCTCCTGAAAGTCGAAAAACCCGGAGGATCACTCTATGCGCAGGATGAGCCATCCTTTTATCCGGTGACTTATACTCATGAGGAGCTTGAACAGGGCATCCGTACAGCCCTTTCCCTTCGTCCGGAGATGCAATCCATCACCGCGAGTATTGAAGCCAAAGAAGCGGAAGTAGGAGTAGCCAGGGCAGGCTATTACCCGCAGGTTGACCTGTTCGGACGGTATAGCTGGATCGGATATGGCAGAGAGGATGCAGGTGAGGCATTTGAAGACCTTGCCCGGAATTACTGGATGGTAGGGGTGAACCTCACCCTCAATCTTTTTGAGGGATTTGCGACCGAGAGCAGGATCGAGGAGGGGAAAGCGGTACTGGCGGGTTCTTTGCTTGAACAGGAGAAAATGCGCCAGTCCATAATTCATCAGGTGCGGGAAGCATATAATTCCTTGATTGGCGCTGGAGAAAGAGTTACCATATTCCAGAAGAATGTTGCTTTGGCCGGGGTGAACCTGGATACAGCCAAGAAGCGGTTTGCTCTGGGCGCAGCCACCATTCATGAAGTTGCAGAGTATAATGTCAGTATGGCTGAGACGAGAAAAAAATATATCAATGCCCTCATGGATTATGAGTTGGCCAGGGCCGAGCTGAAATGGGCCAGGGGGGAGGCGCTGCCGTGA